A window of Ketobacter sp. MCCC 1A13808 contains these coding sequences:
- the tagH gene encoding type VI secretion system-associated FHA domain protein TagH: MELVLEITSSEKHLLGDNYQHAFLPAGGVIGRSAGCDWVIPDQTRHLSGRHVIISFEAGQFYVTDISTNGTHLNGAMALEKNKATVVSDGDRLVMGKIHFQARLHMQGAQSSPAISAHQIPRPGGNSAPGFSMNNPINDVQNPMSRVDEWAAQVAREQAQAAENQWHQRSQSMPDSVQPGREPFDPPKPVPKAAQPPVAASHDILPEDWWKREVPGPDASLAEPRPLEAAAPPVADSPSPLPPLRVPAPGGADSVETAAFAAGLGVSVGDIEQAGGAAFLQKAGMLLRTCLKGMVSATQSRASLKNEFRLDMTLVNTKDNNPIKLSANDEQVVRHMLSEEPGSFMPMEQAMGECFADVQEHQLAMMAGMQNAFIELMETLSPVALEKRFDRSKTGGLSLASRSARYWEAYRELHQDLLAEDDIFASLFAEPFARAYDEQVGKLKNARNSRGKQDD, encoded by the coding sequence ATGGAATTGGTGCTGGAAATAACAAGCTCAGAGAAGCATTTACTGGGTGATAACTATCAACATGCGTTTCTGCCGGCGGGCGGGGTGATCGGACGTTCTGCCGGATGTGACTGGGTCATACCGGATCAGACCCGGCATTTATCAGGGCGTCATGTCATCATCTCCTTTGAAGCCGGTCAATTTTATGTCACGGATATCAGTACCAACGGTACCCACCTGAATGGCGCCATGGCGCTGGAAAAAAATAAGGCCACCGTAGTTTCCGACGGTGACCGCCTGGTGATGGGCAAGATCCATTTTCAGGCCCGTCTTCACATGCAGGGCGCACAGTCTTCTCCTGCCATTTCTGCCCATCAGATTCCCAGGCCCGGTGGCAACAGTGCCCCCGGGTTTAGTATGAACAATCCGATTAACGATGTTCAGAATCCCATGTCACGAGTCGATGAGTGGGCTGCCCAGGTTGCCCGTGAGCAGGCGCAAGCGGCAGAAAACCAATGGCATCAGCGTTCGCAATCCATGCCCGATAGTGTGCAGCCGGGCCGGGAGCCTTTTGACCCTCCGAAGCCGGTGCCGAAGGCGGCGCAACCTCCGGTAGCGGCCAGCCACGATATTTTGCCGGAGGATTGGTGGAAGCGTGAGGTCCCTGGGCCTGATGCTTCCTTGGCCGAGCCCCGGCCCTTGGAGGCCGCTGCCCCGCCGGTTGCGGATTCGCCAAGCCCTCTACCGCCGCTCAGGGTACCGGCCCCGGGCGGTGCCGATTCCGTCGAGACAGCCGCTTTTGCTGCCGGACTCGGGGTCAGCGTAGGGGATATTGAGCAAGCTGGCGGTGCGGCTTTTCTACAAAAAGCAGGTATGCTATTGCGCACGTGCCTGAAGGGCATGGTCAGCGCGACCCAATCCCGCGCCAGCCTGAAAAATGAATTCCGGTTGGATATGACGCTGGTTAATACCAAAGATAATAACCCGATAAAATTGTCGGCCAATGATGAGCAGGTGGTGCGCCATATGCTGTCGGAAGAGCCGGGTTCCTTTATGCCGATGGAGCAGGCGATGGGGGAATGCTTTGCCGATGTTCAGGAGCATCAGCTGGCCATGATGGCAGGCATGCAGAATGCCTTTATTGAATTGATGGAGACGTTGTCCCCGGTGGCGCTGGAAAAGCGCTTTGACCGCAGTAAAACCGGCGGACTTAGTCTGGCGTCCAGGAGCGCCCGATACTGGGAGGCCTATCGGGAGCTGCATCAGGATTTATTGGCTGAAGACGATATTTTCGCCAGCTTGTTTGCAGAGCCCTTTGCCCGGGCTTATGACGAGCAGGTGGGAAAACTAAAAAACGCCCGCAACAGCAGAGGGAAGCAGGATGATTAA
- a CDS encoding DUF3302 domain-containing protein has protein sequence MLDYVALFLLVFSATVVFYGIIAIHDIPYDIAHKRNHPHQDAIHVAGWVSLLTLHVIWPFLWIWATLYRADRGWGFKNEDGETDHHQLGNLEQQVRELSHRIQQLEQQGDPALATAIHPTTREGE, from the coding sequence ATGCTGGACTATGTTGCCCTCTTTTTACTGGTTTTTTCTGCCACTGTCGTGTTCTACGGCATCATTGCGATTCACGATATCCCCTATGACATTGCCCACAAACGGAATCACCCTCACCAGGATGCGATTCATGTCGCCGGATGGGTCAGCTTGCTTACCCTGCATGTGATCTGGCCTTTTCTCTGGATCTGGGCCACGCTCTATCGCGCAGACCGGGGCTGGGGATTTAAAAACGAGGACGGTGAAACCGACCATCACCAGTTGGGCAATCTGGAACAACAGGTGCGTGAACTCAGCCACCGGATTCAGCAATTGGAACAACAAGGCGATCCGGCCCTTGCGACCGCGATTCATCCAACCACGCGGGAAGGTGAATAA
- a CDS encoding EAL domain-containing protein, translating into MEINHPSILHNSQNLDQSLINALPVCVFRTDRDGTITFVNPPLQSKLQLPLSDILGKTVSELFPDYLCRQHHDDDRFVIRSGEMIRKIEENVNPVTGEKSYIEIIKAPIYGNEDPLTGAWTETSGTKRDESDQAKGEQVIGVQGAFWDISAKVRVEQATAERESLLKVIARDSPDQIILLDQSLEVLYANRGIPGEEKHDLQNKPLSEVFKSDWPRIRATLTTTLREGTPGNFETRMTDADNVVHYLETRVLRLPPGMSGSPARLHLTTTDTTQQNHHQQERQQASAVFNFAREAIVFIDRRGNIVNINRAFTDITGYRLGEIAGRSPRFLLSKSISREKFREILTQVSSNRYWQNELKIKTSDGPDIDTVVAVSATSDNSGAIGSFVVLLTDISRQKKHQQHLEHIAHYDPLTHLPNRFLLGKRLNRAMSHAQESGSRLAVLYIDLDGFKAVNDRHGHLIGDKLLVDIAKRMLVNLDQRDTIARLGGDEFMVVVPDIDSRPRKEKYFEKLLKSISQPVHSEVGVIEVSASLGVSYYPQQDALEADQLIRQADVAMFKAKVHGKNRFEIFDTMKERSQRDTRQLHAELEQALVHNQLRLFFQPKVNMKTGTIIGAEVLLRWQHPIRGLLVPKDFLRADLNEQLAIDLDKWVIDHTLEQISRWKITNQDFDISINVSIPMLEQEDFSTRLARQLLQHPEINPSSITLEVLESSAVQDVDQISLVMRATSALGIRFSLDDFGTGYSTLNLLKKLPAKELKIDRTFVKDMLMDEDDLTIIRGVMGLASAFDKTVIAEGVESEQHGLALIKMGCHYAQGYGIAIPMNADDFSAWARQWKAYPSWLKITAPA; encoded by the coding sequence ATGGAAATCAATCACCCATCTATATTACATAACTCGCAGAATTTAGATCAGTCTTTGATAAACGCACTACCAGTTTGTGTTTTCCGCACCGATAGGGACGGAACCATCACCTTCGTGAACCCACCATTGCAATCCAAACTGCAATTACCCCTGAGTGATATATTAGGCAAAACTGTTTCCGAACTATTTCCGGATTATCTGTGCAGACAACATCACGACGACGATCGTTTTGTTATCCGTAGTGGAGAGATGATTCGCAAGATTGAAGAAAATGTCAATCCGGTGACAGGTGAAAAGTCCTATATAGAAATCATTAAAGCCCCCATCTACGGGAATGAAGACCCTTTGACTGGAGCGTGGACCGAAACGTCCGGCACAAAGCGTGACGAATCTGATCAAGCGAAGGGTGAACAGGTGATCGGCGTGCAGGGTGCCTTCTGGGACATCAGCGCAAAAGTTCGCGTAGAACAGGCCACGGCCGAGCGGGAATCCCTGCTCAAGGTTATCGCGAGAGACTCGCCGGACCAGATTATATTACTGGATCAATCACTAGAGGTGCTGTACGCGAACCGGGGAATACCGGGCGAAGAAAAACACGACCTGCAGAATAAACCGCTCTCGGAAGTGTTTAAAAGCGATTGGCCAAGGATTCGTGCAACATTGACAACCACTCTCCGGGAGGGAACCCCAGGCAACTTCGAAACCCGGATGACCGATGCCGATAATGTTGTGCATTATCTTGAAACACGCGTGCTCCGATTACCCCCCGGCATGTCCGGCAGCCCGGCCCGGCTCCACCTCACCACCACCGACACCACGCAACAGAACCACCACCAACAAGAGCGGCAACAAGCATCCGCGGTGTTCAACTTTGCCCGGGAAGCCATCGTATTTATCGACCGTCGCGGCAATATCGTAAACATCAACCGCGCCTTTACCGATATTACCGGCTATCGGTTGGGAGAAATTGCAGGCAGGTCACCGCGTTTTCTCTTGTCGAAATCCATATCCCGAGAAAAATTCAGGGAAATTCTGACCCAGGTATCCAGCAACCGCTACTGGCAAAATGAGCTAAAAATAAAAACCAGTGATGGCCCGGACATTGATACGGTAGTGGCGGTGAGCGCAACCAGTGATAACAGTGGGGCAATTGGTAGCTTCGTTGTTCTCTTAACCGACATTTCCCGCCAGAAAAAACATCAACAGCATTTGGAGCACATTGCCCATTACGACCCCCTCACTCATTTACCGAATCGTTTCTTATTGGGGAAACGCCTGAATCGGGCCATGTCACATGCACAGGAAAGCGGCTCACGTCTGGCTGTATTGTATATTGATCTGGATGGTTTTAAAGCCGTGAACGACCGTCATGGGCACCTGATTGGTGACAAACTGCTGGTTGATATCGCCAAGCGGATGCTGGTCAACTTAGACCAGCGTGACACCATCGCCCGCCTTGGCGGTGATGAATTCATGGTGGTAGTGCCGGACATTGATTCCCGCCCGCGCAAGGAAAAATATTTCGAGAAGTTACTGAAATCCATTTCTCAACCCGTACACAGTGAAGTCGGCGTGATTGAAGTTTCGGCCAGCCTGGGCGTGAGCTACTATCCACAACAGGATGCACTGGAAGCCGATCAACTGATCCGCCAAGCGGACGTCGCCATGTTCAAGGCTAAAGTGCATGGTAAAAACCGTTTCGAAATATTCGACACCATGAAAGAGCGCAGTCAGCGTGACACCCGGCAACTGCATGCGGAACTGGAACAGGCACTGGTGCATAACCAATTGCGGCTTTTTTTCCAGCCTAAAGTCAACATGAAGACTGGCACCATCATCGGTGCTGAAGTATTGCTGCGTTGGCAGCACCCTATCCGCGGGTTACTGGTACCGAAAGATTTTTTGAGAGCGGACCTCAACGAACAGTTGGCAATAGACCTGGATAAATGGGTGATCGACCATACACTGGAACAAATCAGTCGTTGGAAAATAACCAATCAGGATTTCGATATTAGTATCAACGTTTCCATTCCCATGCTGGAACAGGAGGATTTCTCCACCCGGCTGGCCCGTCAGCTACTTCAACACCCCGAGATCAACCCTTCCAGTATCACACTGGAAGTACTGGAAAGCAGCGCAGTGCAGGATGTGGATCAGATTTCGCTGGTAATGCGAGCTACCAGTGCATTGGGTATCCGCTTTTCCCTGGATGATTTTGGCACCGGTTACTCCACACTAAACCTGTTGAAAAAACTGCCGGCAAAGGAATTGAAAATCGACAGGACCTTCGTCAAGGACATGTTAATGGACGAAGATGACCTCACCATCATACGCGGTGTAATGGGATTGGCATCCGCTTTTGATAAAACCGTAATCGCCGAAGGCGTGGAATCCGAACAGCACGGTCTGGCTCTGATCAAAATGGGATGCCATTATGCGCAAGGCTATGGTATTGCCATCCCGATGAATGCCGATGACTTTTCCGCCTGGGCAAGGCAATGGAAAGCCTACCCCAGCTGGCTGAAAATAACCGCGCCGGCCTAA
- a CDS encoding type VI secretion system Vgr family protein: MPTPTANTSRFSIAIDSVNIPLRLVRLEGRTQISGLFYYDIRFANKSINFELESLIDKAVLVTVHDPQFRFIRGYINEAGFVSHGTQYSEYRIQLVPRLWHLTQRLNQRIFQDQNSNDIIALILQEHGISGDQFLDLTIPGPKRPYCVQYHETDFDFVQRLMREEGRHFHFQNNADLQILVMAEDNNAFAPKTASPTLRYEQETSRPQDEECVHLLHACQQVTAGAVRLNDYFFEAPERELNQIKEGLTPPLELYHYPGGYAEEEQGAALAQYELEQIQGQQALVEMSTHTPHCDAGQFLALEKHPDPAMNREYLVVESELLIEQPQALDEGSDGGSGRCISQLRCMPFETLFRTAPGTQGRFKKPVISGLQNAVVTGPPNEEIYTDQFGRVKVQFFWDREAMADEATSCWLRVNQPVAGLEWGGIALPRIGQEVLVEFEFGDPDRPIMTGRVYNGQNQVPYALPQHKSRAALKTLSTPGGGGYNEIRIDDSKGAEQVLLRAERDLDIRVQAMHRQQTVHDQHLSVTGLACQETGKDWHQTSGANETEQTTQNLSLNVAEDLQLQVNGAHVVDAGQSVHIKAGSKAVIEGGLSLSVKGGAGMITLDTLGVALVGPLININDGGSTGESVEQANPSRPGTPAEADNDRPGAQLRAATASVTPLPAAIDFEQIAAQRAVMEEAKLSNALAAEDCPACALTAATAPEE, translated from the coding sequence ATGCCAACACCCACGGCGAATACCAGCCGATTCAGTATTGCCATTGACAGCGTCAACATTCCACTCCGACTTGTCCGCCTGGAAGGCCGCACCCAAATCAGTGGCCTCTTCTACTATGACATTCGCTTCGCAAATAAAAGCATAAATTTCGAGCTGGAAAGTTTGATCGATAAGGCCGTTTTGGTGACGGTGCACGATCCCCAGTTCCGGTTTATACGGGGTTACATCAACGAAGCCGGCTTTGTCAGTCACGGAACGCAATACAGCGAATACCGCATTCAGTTGGTGCCGCGACTATGGCATCTGACCCAGCGGCTTAACCAGCGTATCTTTCAGGACCAGAACAGCAACGACATCATTGCCCTGATACTGCAAGAGCACGGGATTTCCGGCGACCAATTCCTGGATCTGACTATACCAGGCCCCAAGCGGCCCTATTGTGTGCAATACCACGAAACGGATTTCGATTTCGTACAGCGCCTGATGCGTGAAGAAGGGCGCCATTTCCATTTCCAGAATAACGCCGATCTGCAGATTTTAGTGATGGCGGAAGACAACAATGCCTTTGCCCCGAAGACCGCCAGCCCCACTCTGCGCTACGAACAGGAAACCAGCCGCCCCCAGGATGAGGAATGTGTGCACCTTCTACATGCCTGCCAACAAGTGACCGCTGGTGCGGTGCGCTTGAATGATTATTTTTTTGAGGCTCCTGAGCGGGAACTGAACCAGATCAAAGAAGGGCTCACACCCCCCCTTGAACTCTACCACTATCCCGGTGGCTATGCTGAAGAAGAACAGGGTGCCGCGCTTGCGCAATATGAACTGGAACAGATACAAGGTCAGCAGGCTTTGGTGGAGATGAGCACCCACACCCCCCACTGCGATGCCGGTCAGTTTCTGGCTCTGGAGAAGCATCCGGACCCGGCGATGAACCGGGAGTATCTGGTGGTCGAATCCGAGCTGCTGATCGAACAGCCGCAAGCGTTGGATGAAGGATCGGATGGCGGCAGCGGCCGCTGTATATCGCAATTACGCTGCATGCCTTTCGAAACCCTGTTCCGCACCGCTCCAGGCACGCAGGGTCGATTCAAAAAGCCGGTCATCAGCGGCCTGCAAAACGCAGTGGTAACCGGCCCGCCCAATGAAGAAATATACACTGACCAATTCGGCCGTGTGAAAGTACAGTTCTTTTGGGATCGTGAGGCAATGGCGGATGAAGCGACCAGTTGCTGGCTGCGGGTGAATCAGCCAGTCGCCGGGCTGGAATGGGGGGGCATAGCCCTGCCCCGTATTGGTCAGGAAGTGCTGGTGGAATTTGAATTTGGTGATCCAGACCGCCCCATAATGACCGGGCGCGTTTACAACGGGCAGAATCAAGTGCCCTACGCACTACCACAGCATAAGAGCCGCGCCGCTCTGAAAACCCTGTCCACTCCAGGTGGGGGTGGATACAACGAAATCCGGATTGACGACAGCAAAGGTGCTGAACAGGTTCTGCTGCGGGCTGAAAGAGATCTGGATATCCGGGTGCAAGCAATGCACCGACAACAAACTGTGCACGACCAGCACCTCAGCGTGACCGGCTTGGCTTGCCAGGAAACCGGCAAGGATTGGCACCAGACATCAGGGGCCAATGAAACCGAACAAACGACTCAAAACCTGTCGCTGAATGTGGCAGAAGATCTGCAACTGCAAGTGAATGGAGCACACGTTGTAGACGCCGGACAATCTGTCCATATCAAAGCCGGCAGCAAAGCGGTGATCGAAGGTGGCCTGAGCCTGTCTGTTAAGGGTGGCGCAGGGATGATTACCCTCGACACGTTGGGCGTGGCTCTAGTGGGTCCATTAATCAACATCAACGATGGGGGCAGCACTGGCGAATCGGTCGAACAGGCAAACCCCTCGCGCCCAGGCACACCGGCGGAAGCCGATAACGACCGCCCCGGCGCCCAACTGCGTGCTGCGACAGCATCGGTGACGCCACTGCCCGCCGCAATTGACTTTGAACAAATCGCTGCACAGCGCGCGGTGATGGAAGAGGCTAAGTTAAGTAACGCCCTGGCTGCCGAGGATTGCCCCGCTTGCGCACTGACTGCAGCCACGGCACCCGAAGAGTAG
- a CDS encoding transglycosylase SLT domain-containing protein has translation MYYLTLLSGGQTGLRKKMSVDEPARWLIGQGTQCDWVLNEVGVQPLHCLVETTCDAITVVALLGQIAVNDEAIDHHNPVSLKPGDHIKLGESKVRLALSVATDNSTQVKIQVKVQGHPANNVPGILPGKGFDNLDQPIKSKRRHSLQANSPSKRRRLPIRLPVFGAGLILVGASCYALVGNSGFSDGQSVPQQLTGMVSASWPSSLSDEVLSYIPERFASNTDAAQIQSAPRLTLQQAFEQSGLRVPGNRVGEASLMVFTRLGEVQADSAEHRETANAIQSGKLIHPIVAFKMGEKSYLTDKKGAVYFVNTRLPDGGRLVGIDKRYYTVENESGLYRYSTEHLKVLKDQEQVVATDLKLAQRPLHFRGNVSSKYDHFIRKASETYGVEAPLIKAVIQTESRFDPLAVSHVGAQGLMQIMPVTAKGLELSNPFSPEHNIMAGSKLLGRLLKKYEQNLDLALAAYNAGEGAVRKYNGVPPYKETMEYVVKVNLALDQYRGLVKAANTVAGN, from the coding sequence GTGTATTACCTAACGCTTTTATCAGGTGGCCAAACCGGGCTACGTAAAAAGATGTCTGTGGACGAGCCAGCCAGATGGTTAATAGGGCAGGGCACCCAGTGCGATTGGGTATTAAATGAAGTCGGCGTTCAACCCTTGCATTGCTTGGTGGAAACCACCTGCGACGCCATCACCGTCGTCGCGCTTTTGGGCCAAATTGCGGTTAACGATGAAGCGATTGATCATCACAATCCGGTGTCGCTGAAACCGGGAGACCACATTAAATTGGGCGAAAGCAAAGTGCGATTGGCACTGAGCGTGGCTACTGATAATTCAACCCAGGTGAAAATTCAGGTCAAGGTGCAGGGGCACCCGGCAAACAACGTGCCGGGCATCCTTCCCGGAAAGGGTTTCGATAACCTTGATCAGCCGATAAAAAGCAAACGACGACATTCACTTCAGGCCAATAGTCCGAGCAAAAGGCGCCGTTTGCCCATTAGGTTGCCCGTTTTCGGTGCAGGATTAATATTGGTAGGGGCGAGCTGCTATGCACTGGTGGGCAATAGCGGGTTTTCGGATGGCCAGTCCGTTCCGCAACAATTAACCGGCATGGTGTCGGCAAGCTGGCCGTCTTCCCTTTCGGATGAGGTCTTGTCCTATATTCCTGAACGCTTTGCATCCAACACAGACGCAGCGCAGATCCAATCGGCCCCGCGGTTAACCTTGCAACAGGCATTTGAACAATCGGGCCTGAGGGTACCGGGGAACCGCGTGGGTGAAGCAAGTTTGATGGTCTTCACGCGGTTGGGAGAGGTTCAGGCGGATTCGGCTGAGCACCGTGAAACTGCGAACGCAATCCAAAGTGGTAAACTGATTCATCCCATAGTGGCGTTTAAGATGGGTGAAAAATCCTACCTTACCGATAAGAAAGGTGCGGTCTATTTTGTCAATACGCGGCTGCCGGACGGCGGACGGCTGGTGGGCATCGATAAGCGCTACTACACCGTCGAGAACGAAAGTGGCCTTTATCGCTATTCCACCGAACACCTGAAAGTGTTGAAAGATCAGGAGCAGGTGGTTGCAACGGACTTAAAATTAGCCCAGCGTCCGTTGCATTTCCGGGGTAATGTATCCAGCAAGTATGACCACTTTATTCGCAAAGCCAGTGAGACTTACGGGGTTGAAGCGCCGTTGATTAAAGCCGTTATTCAAACGGAGTCCCGTTTCGATCCGTTAGCGGTTTCTCACGTTGGTGCGCAGGGTTTAATGCAGATAATGCCGGTCACCGCGAAGGGGCTGGAACTGAGCAATCCGTTCTCGCCGGAACACAATATAATGGCAGGCAGTAAACTGCTGGGCCGTTTATTGAAAAAATACGAACAGAATCTGGACTTGGCTCTGGCGGCTTACAATGCAGGCGAAGGGGCCGTAAGAAAATACAACGGCGTACCCCCGTATAAAGAAACCATGGAATACGTGGTTAAAGTGAATTTGGCGTTAGATCAATATCGTGGCCTGGTAAAGGCGGCGAATACCGTCGCAGGGAATTGA
- the tssK gene encoding type VI secretion system baseplate subunit TssK codes for MSLHDMSYQKKVVWSEGMFLRPQHLQQQDRYVDAQFRDRNRLSSPFDWGIRKFQVDDQVLQQGAFAIVHCDGIMPDGTLFHCHSKEHRLLREIPPGKQDVLIYLALPVALQGADEAADENDENSLTRWVRSDEDVLDSNQGSSKRVNITLANPRFSLLLEDELSADFTRIPIARIKESFADGRLELDQYFIPPCLSISVSGRLTYFMQETLSLLTHRAQAISTRLNGSSGQRGSTDLADFLLLQMVNRYSALLKHHAEVEYVHPETLYQVLIMLNGETATFTEESKQPKPQRPYDHRNLTLCFNHLMGDIRQALSLVFEQTALALPLQERDFGVRVAPIHDRSLLDQAQFYLAIRCDWSKEQVSSRMPTVIKAGGVEQLRELVNLQLPGIGLVALPVAPRQIPYGSNFTYFQLEKSPQNWAHLKTSGGIAFHFSGEVPGLELELWAVKG; via the coding sequence ATGTCCTTGCATGATATGTCGTATCAGAAAAAAGTGGTGTGGAGCGAAGGCATGTTCCTCCGGCCTCAGCATCTGCAGCAGCAAGATCGTTATGTTGACGCCCAGTTTCGCGACCGCAACCGATTATCCAGCCCGTTTGACTGGGGCATACGGAAATTCCAGGTGGACGACCAGGTTCTGCAGCAAGGGGCGTTTGCCATTGTCCATTGCGACGGCATTATGCCGGACGGCACCTTGTTCCATTGCCACTCGAAGGAACACCGTCTGCTGCGGGAAATTCCTCCGGGCAAGCAGGATGTGCTGATCTATCTGGCATTACCGGTAGCACTGCAAGGCGCCGATGAAGCCGCGGATGAGAACGATGAGAACAGTCTTACCCGCTGGGTGCGATCCGATGAAGATGTGTTGGACAGCAATCAGGGTAGCAGTAAGCGGGTCAATATTACCTTGGCGAATCCGCGATTCAGTTTGCTGCTGGAAGACGAGCTAAGCGCCGATTTTACCCGTATTCCGATTGCGCGGATCAAAGAAAGCTTTGCCGATGGCCGGCTTGAGCTGGATCAGTATTTCATCCCCCCCTGTTTGTCGATCAGCGTGTCCGGCCGGTTAACGTATTTTATGCAGGAAACGCTGAGCTTACTGACGCACCGGGCTCAGGCCATTTCCACACGCCTGAACGGCAGCAGTGGGCAGCGTGGTTCGACGGATCTGGCGGATTTTTTGCTGTTACAAATGGTGAATCGCTACAGTGCTCTCCTAAAACACCATGCAGAAGTGGAGTATGTGCATCCGGAAACTCTGTATCAGGTGTTGATAATGCTCAATGGTGAAACAGCAACGTTCACCGAAGAAAGCAAACAGCCAAAGCCGCAGCGCCCCTATGATCACCGTAACCTGACCCTGTGTTTCAATCATCTGATGGGCGATATTCGTCAGGCACTGAGCCTGGTGTTTGAACAAACAGCGCTGGCGTTGCCGCTACAGGAACGCGATTTTGGTGTGCGCGTGGCCCCTATCCACGATCGTTCGCTGCTGGATCAGGCCCAGTTCTATCTGGCTATTCGGTGTGACTGGAGCAAAGAGCAGGTAAGCAGCCGCATGCCCACTGTGATAAAAGCAGGCGGTGTCGAGCAACTAAGGGAGCTGGTGAACCTGCAGTTACCAGGTATCGGTTTGGTAGCGTTGCCGGTGGCGCCGCGACAAATTCCTTACGGATCGAATTTCACCTATTTTCAGTTGGAAAAATCACCGCAAAATTGGGCGCACCTGAAAACGTCCGGCGGCATTGCGTTCCACTTTTCCGGAGAAGTGCCCGGCCTGGAATTGGAACTGTGGGCGGTGAAAGGGTAG
- the icmH gene encoding type IVB secretion system protein IcmH/DotU, producing the protein MNNDEKTVVQFKNAEGITQTSRPVAGGFARPNPGGRSAPPPVNNGFGATAAATAQNSPPAGFNNNQPLPGPASVALPLPVAAGYGLDNPLLAAAEELLSKMAQLAARHETQDALAFRDWCTRQIQGFEQRCLQQDVAEEARHYARYVLCTVMDELVNKTPWGIGVWSKQSLLSQFHGETGGGERFFQLLEYLQQTPAKNLPLLELMFVCLGLGFEGKFSLDARGYAHLEELRDNLFHLIRMQRGEPERDLSPHWQRVTTRRNPLTRYLPLWVVVAVVGVIMLATFSGFSYLLNERSSAILSQLENRGQPLSSRVDPVPVNGNSSKE; encoded by the coding sequence ATGAACAACGATGAAAAAACCGTAGTCCAGTTCAAAAACGCTGAAGGCATAACGCAAACATCACGACCGGTTGCCGGCGGTTTCGCTCGGCCGAATCCGGGTGGACGCAGTGCGCCGCCACCGGTTAATAACGGGTTTGGTGCAACGGCGGCAGCGACGGCACAAAATAGCCCGCCAGCGGGTTTTAACAACAATCAGCCGTTACCGGGGCCGGCGTCTGTCGCTCTGCCTCTGCCGGTGGCGGCAGGTTACGGACTGGATAATCCGTTGTTGGCCGCGGCAGAAGAACTGCTGTCGAAGATGGCGCAATTAGCCGCCCGCCATGAGACCCAGGATGCCTTGGCGTTTCGGGATTGGTGTACCCGGCAAATTCAAGGCTTCGAGCAACGCTGTCTGCAGCAGGATGTAGCGGAGGAGGCGCGTCACTATGCACGTTATGTATTGTGTACGGTGATGGATGAATTAGTGAATAAAACGCCGTGGGGCATTGGGGTCTGGAGTAAGCAATCCCTGCTCAGTCAATTTCACGGAGAGACCGGCGGTGGCGAGCGCTTTTTTCAGTTACTGGAATATTTGCAGCAAACCCCGGCCAAGAATCTGCCTTTACTGGAGCTGATGTTCGTTTGTCTGGGTCTGGGCTTCGAGGGTAAGTTCAGCCTCGACGCGCGAGGTTACGCCCACCTGGAAGAGCTGCGTGACAATCTGTTCCATCTGATCCGCATGCAGCGTGGCGAGCCCGAGCGCGATTTGTCACCCCATTGGCAGCGAGTGACCACGCGACGCAATCCGTTAACCCGTTACCTGCCTTTATGGGTTGTGGTGGCGGTAGTGGGCGTTATTATGCTGGCCACTTTTTCCGGCTTCTCCTATCTGTTAAACGAGCGCAGCTCAGCCATTCTCAGTCAGTTGGAAAACAGAGGTCAGCCGCTAAGTAGCCGCGTTGACCCGGTCCCTGTTAACGGGAACAGTTCGAAGGAATAA
- the tssJ gene encoding type VI secretion system lipoprotein TssJ, giving the protein MINSTSTDSKVRLFRGGLLRLLLVSGLLWLASGCSYFMSDLTKVDMRIVTGGDVNPDDTGRPSPVVVRVIELKSPSGFESSDFFALYQSEAQTLGSDMVASEEFEFKPGDVQDLKFALNPDSNYVAILAAYRHLDKVNWRMVLPLKTKEKNELTVLLNRRGIELATPR; this is encoded by the coding sequence ATGATTAATTCAACGAGCACAGATAGCAAGGTAAGGTTATTCAGGGGCGGTTTACTTCGGCTGCTGTTGGTGTCCGGGTTACTGTGGCTGGCCAGTGGCTGCAGTTACTTTATGTCGGATCTGACCAAGGTCGATATGCGCATTGTCACCGGTGGAGATGTGAACCCGGATGACACGGGCAGACCGTCGCCGGTGGTCGTGCGGGTGATTGAATTGAAATCACCCTCCGGTTTCGAAAGTTCTGATTTTTTTGCCTTGTATCAGAGTGAAGCCCAGACCCTGGGTTCCGATATGGTGGCCAGTGAAGAGTTTGAATTTAAGCCAGGCGATGTACAGGATCTCAAGTTTGCATTAAACCCGGATTCCAACTACGTCGCGATACTGGCGGCATACCGGCACCTGGATAAGGTCAATTGGCGCATGGTGTTGCCGTTGAAAACCAAGGAAAAGAACGAATTAACCGTGTTATTGAACCGGCGCGGTATCGAATTAGCAACGCCCCGATGA